The following nucleotide sequence is from Mesobacillus jeotgali.
CCATGATGCCATTGCGGGATTCTTGCCGTTGTTTTCTGAAATGAATTTCTCGGCGCTTTCATTATCCTTGAAGAAAGCATAGCCATATTTCATAGGTGTTTTCAGATCTGCTTTCACAGGAATCGAGGAATTGGCATCGATCCATTCAGATGTAATGTAATCGCGTACCCACTTTTCTTCAAATTCGACATCATCACGCCGTGTGATATTCAACAGACATCCGGAGTCGTCAAAGAATACATACTCTCCGTCTTTCGTTTTGGCCTGAGCTGTAAAAACACCCATTGGGTCAGCTTCCTCGTATACCTTCATATTGCAGAAGGCACAAACATCATCAGCGCCGGGTTCATGAGGACCATCTCCATGATCATCCTCCTCGTGTTTCACTTCCGTTGCCGCAGTCTCCTGACCGTCTTTCTGCTCCTTTTCAGCTGCTTCATCTCCGCAGGCAGAAACAATTATCATTAAAAAGAATGCCATCATGACAGCAGATAATTTCTTCATTTTATTCTCCTCCTTTGATCGATTTATATCCTATCAAGGAGTTGTGATTAAAATGCGAAAAATCAATGGTGAAAACGTGATAAGCTCACTGTTTTTATGAATATTTTGTGACAATTATTCCACCATCGTATATGGTTTGCCAGATTGCAGTGGCTGAACGACTAATTATGTACTTTATTAGTTCAAACTATATCCTTTTGTGTTCCTGAAGCACAATGAATGTGAAAATAGATGGTCTAAAGAGCGAGCTTGCATTGTAATTTATATAAAAGCTTTACTGTTTATCCTGTTTATTCATGCTTTTAAACTTCATGAAATCCAGATAGTAAGCAAAGTCTTCCTTGCTGATTCCATTTTTTATTGCCTCATCAACGAGTCCAGCCCATTCCTCATCAACAGGTATCATTTGCTGTCCCATTAAATACTCAACCGTTGTATCAAGATTGTCTGCTAGTCTGGAAAGCACCTGTAGAGAGGGGTTTCCCTGGATCCCCCTTTCGATGTAACTGAGATAGGATTTGGACACATTCGCTTTTTCTGAGAGTTCGCTAATAGAATACTTTTTTTCAAGCCTTAAGCTTTTAATTTTCTCGCCTACGCTCATATGGGAAGCTCCTTTAATTCACTATTAATTCATTATAACGAACAAAACAGTTCTTTTAAAAATACAAGAAACTGAGATAAACGGAGTATTTTCTTAAAAAAGAACGATTTTTGTTCTTTTTTAAGAAAATTAGCCATATTTTAGACTTTTTCAGAATTGGTACAAATGAACTATACTTCAATGGAATAATGCAGCAAGTCACTTAAAAAAGGGGGCTGGATGGCCGTGTACAGAAAAAATTGTGATCGATGCAATCGTCCTTCGTTTAGCAGCAGCGAGGTTGGGGAGTGGCTGTGCCCGATTTGCGGAAATGATTTAACAAGGTATCCTTTCTTTAATGCCGTCAGCCTTGAAAAAGTGGCCATTTTATCAAACTGGAAAAAGCAAAGGTATAAGAAATCTACCCACCCATAAGTTTATGGGGGTAAATAAATAAAAAGAGTTCAACAATTAAAGATATTATTTGACAAAATATAGTGTTTAAATGGTTGTAATTTTCAGAAAAATACTATTTCTAGCTGTGATTTTGTAATTGTTTGGAAGAAAAAAGAAAAAAACCTTCTAATGCTGGCGACAAATAGTTACATGTTAAATATATAGAACAAGGTACAATGACATTGGGAGTTAAGAAGTGAGTAAAAAGATACAGAAAAAGGCAAACTTGTTGAAAAACTAGGACGCAAAGTCACGGATCTAAGGTGCAATCGACTATGATGGCCGGACTGCCTGGAATACTAACTGTATTTTGGGGGGAAGAACTTGATTAAAGAGCAGGTAGTTTTCGAAGAACTGGATACAGAATGGATGCAGCTTATAATGGAAGCATTAGAAATGGGAATTAACAAAGAAGAAATCAGGGAATTTTTAATGAAGACAAAAAATAGCTAAGTGATTTATACATAGACAGTTTAAGTGAAATCGAGCAGCTCTTATGGAGGTGCTTTTATTTTTTGCATGAAAAAGGACAGCCATTAAAGCTGTCCTTAAAATTATTTATTGTTGAGTCTCCATTTATTGAATTCCAGGAACTCACGGAATTGGTCTTTTGTGATTCCTGAATCCATTGCATCTTTTACAAGATTGACCCAGTCTGAATCCATGTTCTCTTTATCGGGCTGCTCATGAATGAGATGGTCCACCGGTACATTCAGTACTCCAGCTATCTTTTCTAAAAATTGGATTGAAGGATTTGTTTGAAGATTTCGCTCCAGGGAACTCAAATATGATTTGGCCACGCCAGCTTGTTCTGCCAATTCGGATAGGGACATTCTTTTCTCTTGTCGAAGTTTTTTGACGCGTTCACCGATCAATGTTATCCACACCTTATCAATTTATAGTTATATCATAACAAATCTGATAAAATAGTTCCATATTGAGAACAACTTATAGAACAATTATAACCAAACACAAACTATTTTTCGTCTGCTTTTATTAAAAAACATGTTGGGAAAAAACTCGTTGCTTTTATATCGGCCATTGAAGTGGTCAGTTGTACATCATTTTATGGATTGTTTATGAAAAATCCATACACAGTTGTCCATTGTATTCAAACGGACATAAAAAAGGTAAAATGGTAGCAATCAGACAAGGTACGGTGATGTTTTATGCAGAAAAAGTATTTATTGATCTATGAAGAAATTTCGAAACAGATCCAGGAAGGAGCTTATCCTCCTAAAACAATTTTGCCATCCGAAAACGAATTCGCGGATATGTACCAAACTTCGAGGGAAACCATCCGCAAAGCACTGAATCTGCTTGCTCAAAATGGATTCATCCAAAAAATTCGCGGCAAAGGTTCGCTTGTACTGGATTTGAAAAGACATCAGTTTCCGATAACCGGATTAATCAGTTTCAAAGAACTGGCGAAGAACATGGGCGGAAAAGCGAAAACGACTGTGGAAGAATTCACTCTCGAGCTCGCAGGCCGGGAAATTGCCAGGGAATTGAATATAGCTGATGATGAAAAGGTTTGGAAGGTAAAAAGAGTCCGGCATATTGATGAAGAACGAGTGATTCTCGATAAGGATTATCTCGTAGAAAGGCATGTGCCAGGACTGTCGAGCGAGAAATGCGAAAACTCGATATTTGAGTACATTGAAGGTCAGCTTGAGAAGAAAATCAGCTTTGCGAAGAAAGAATTCACGGTGGAGGAACCCAGTGGGGAAGACCGGAAGCTTCTTGATATGGAAGGATTTCATGCAATCGTCATCGTGAAAAACTATATTTATTTTGATGACGCGACCCTGTTCCAATATACAGAATCAAGGCACCGTCCCGACAAGTTCCGGTTCGTTGATTTTGCCAGACGGATGGATACACAGACTCTATGAAAAAAAGAAGCTGCCATTGATGCCGGATTAACCAGGCAATCAAATGGCAGCTTTTATTTTTAGTAAAGAAAATAGATATTTCACTTAGAGGCGTTCCCTGCTCCATGCATTCTTCTGATTAATGTTTCGGGTACTTCCCGACAAGATGGATGGCGCTTATGATTCTCTTATTGATCCAGGTCCTGTTTTCCTGGGTATTAAGCTGTTCATAGACCATCTTCCGGCCGTCTTCTGTAGTGACATAGTGACTTGGAAGAGTGTTCAGGCTGATGGCGATGATATCGTTCCGGCATTTCTGGCAATTGCAGAAAGTCTGGTAATCCGGGCTCATCATCAGCACATTGACAAGAGTCGAAACGACCTCTTCCATTACATTGATATAACTAAATTTCATGATGCCTCTCTCCCTATTGATGTCCTAAGTTAAATTATAGTTGAATGACAGAAATATAAAATCTTTTTTTTATCTTTGCTATAAGATAGGTCGAATTACACTGAATTATATAAAAAAATGGAAATACAGCTGGATGTTTCATAGTTGGAGGACAGGGAATTTTAGATAGTGGAGAATTTTTAAAAAGGAGATGTTGAAACTATGGGTAAAAAAATTGCCTGTGTAATAACAGATTTATTTGAAGATGTAGAATATCTTGAGCCTTCACGAGCTTTTACCGAAGCAGGGCATGAAGTTGTAACAATCGAAAAAGAAAAAGGGAAGACCGTAAAAGGCAAGCAGGGTAAAGCCGAGGTCAAGATTGACGAGAGCATTGACAACGTCAAGCCGGAAGATTTCGATGCATTATTCATTCCTGGCGGCTTCTCTCCGGACCAGCTGCGTGAGGATGAGCGATTCGTGGAATTCGCCAAGTACTTCATGGATGAGAAGAAGCCAGTCTTCGCGATCTGCCATGGACCTCAGCTGCTGTTGACAGCCAAGACACTCGAAGGCAGAGGCGCGACAGGCTACAAGTCCATCCGCGTCGACATGGAATATGCCGGAGCGAAATACATGGATAAAGAAGTCGTCGTATGCTGCAATCAGCTGGTAACAAGCAGGGAGCCGAAGGATATCCCGGCGTTCAATCGCGAAGCACTAAAAGTGCTGGAAAGATAATATTAAGAACCCTTTTGCTGAAGCAGAAGGGTTTTTTACTGCGTGCGTGCCCAGGTAAGCCGTTAATTGCTAGTTGGTGAAAGTCCAATCTGAGTAAGTGCCAAGACGCTCAGTAGCTGACAGGCAGCTGGTGGAGAAATCCTAAGGTTGAAGCCCTGTGACAAAGTAACTCCCTCCGCGGAGTGCGAGCGACCTGACAGGTTGTAACATA
It contains:
- a CDS encoding helix-turn-helix domain-containing protein, with translation MIGERVKKLRQEKRMSLSELAEQAGVAKSYLSSLERNLQTNPSIQFLEKIAGVLNVPVDHLIHEQPDKENMDSDWVNLVKDAMDSGITKDQFREFLEFNKWRLNNK
- a CDS encoding helix-turn-helix domain-containing protein — encoded protein: MSVGEKIKSLRLEKKYSISELSEKANVSKSYLSYIERGIQGNPSLQVLSRLADNLDTTVEYLMGQQMIPVDEEWAGLVDEAIKNGISKEDFAYYLDFMKFKSMNKQDKQ
- a CDS encoding type 1 glutamine amidotransferase domain-containing protein, with the protein product MGKKIACVITDLFEDVEYLEPSRAFTEAGHEVVTIEKEKGKTVKGKQGKAEVKIDESIDNVKPEDFDALFIPGGFSPDQLREDERFVEFAKYFMDEKKPVFAICHGPQLLLTAKTLEGRGATGYKSIRVDMEYAGAKYMDKEVVVCCNQLVTSREPKDIPAFNREALKVLER
- a CDS encoding late competence development ComFB family protein, producing the protein MKFSYINVMEEVVSTLVNVLMMSPDYQTFCNCQKCRNDIIAISLNTLPSHYVTTEDGRKMVYEQLNTQENRTWINKRIISAIHLVGKYPKH
- a CDS encoding nitrous oxide reductase accessory protein NosL, with the protein product MKKLSAVMMAFFLMIIVSACGDEAAEKEQKDGQETAATEVKHEEDDHGDGPHEPGADDVCAFCNMKVYEEADPMGVFTAQAKTKDGEYVFFDDSGCLLNITRRDDVEFEEKWVRDYITSEWIDANSSIPVKADLKTPMKYGYAFFKDNESAEKFISENNGKNPAMASWEQIDQISKERYMKKMKMNSDSMDMDKDQENDMDGEGEEESGH
- a CDS encoding anti-repressor SinI family protein; translation: MIKEQVVFEELDTEWMQLIMEALEMGINKEEIREFLMKTKNS
- the treR gene encoding trehalose operon repressor, whose protein sequence is MQKKYLLIYEEISKQIQEGAYPPKTILPSENEFADMYQTSRETIRKALNLLAQNGFIQKIRGKGSLVLDLKRHQFPITGLISFKELAKNMGGKAKTTVEEFTLELAGREIARELNIADDEKVWKVKRVRHIDEERVILDKDYLVERHVPGLSSEKCENSIFEYIEGQLEKKISFAKKEFTVEEPSGEDRKLLDMEGFHAIVIVKNYIYFDDATLFQYTESRHRPDKFRFVDFARRMDTQTL